Proteins from one Microbacterium hatanonis genomic window:
- a CDS encoding ABC transporter ATP-binding protein, whose translation MAARLTLQEVNLRFGGITVLENVGFAVEPGQIFGLVGPNGAGKTSLFNCISGHYRPSSGSIRIDDDEMLGSTPARLARRGLARTFQHPALQLHSSVLENVLLGAHTRLPGGPAEWSIRSPRTLRSERELRTEARALLERTGLGWAADLPADELSHGLHKGIELCRALLSRPRLLLLDEPAAGLPHSEVEQLIATVRSIRDDDITVIVVEHHMGLIAALTDRVVVLDHGRTLMEGTAAQAQNDPRVIEAYIGKDAVDGAA comes from the coding sequence ATGGCAGCTCGACTGACCCTGCAGGAGGTGAACCTGCGATTCGGTGGCATCACGGTGCTCGAGAACGTGGGATTCGCGGTCGAACCGGGCCAGATCTTCGGCCTCGTCGGGCCGAACGGCGCGGGGAAGACCTCGCTGTTCAACTGCATCAGCGGGCATTACCGCCCGAGTTCCGGGTCGATCCGCATCGACGACGACGAGATGCTCGGCTCGACGCCGGCACGCCTCGCCCGACGCGGACTCGCGCGGACGTTCCAGCACCCGGCGCTGCAGCTGCACTCGTCCGTGCTCGAGAACGTGCTCCTGGGCGCCCACACCCGTCTGCCCGGCGGGCCGGCGGAGTGGTCGATCCGGTCGCCGCGCACCCTGCGCTCCGAGCGGGAGCTGCGCACGGAGGCGCGTGCACTCCTGGAGCGGACGGGCCTCGGATGGGCGGCCGACCTTCCGGCCGACGAGCTCTCCCACGGTCTTCACAAGGGCATCGAGCTGTGCCGGGCACTCCTCTCGCGACCCCGCCTCCTCCTCCTCGACGAGCCCGCGGCCGGTCTGCCGCACTCCGAGGTGGAGCAGCTCATCGCGACGGTGCGCAGCATCCGCGACGACGACATCACCGTCATCGTCGTCGAGCACCACATGGGCCTGATCGCCGCGCTGACCGACCGGGTCGTCGTGCTCGACCACGGACGCACGCTCATGGAGGGCACGGCCGCTCAGGCCCAGAACGACCCTCGCGTGATCGAGGCCTACATCGGAAAGGATGCGGTCGATGGCGCTGCTTGA
- a CDS encoding ABC transporter substrate-binding protein: MNMSKRSRSVLGIVALSSALALTISGCSRGGDGGGDASGGAVAASPGITDTTLTLGITTPLSGATAGPGTCTVAGVTAYFGMKNAEGGIEFGDGKTRTVEINALDDAYDPQKAKANYDQLKDSVFAMTAGLGTPTNRAYLQAAVADEVPQVLVMTGDPIFSDQAESPEQLGFVPIYQNEGEAFGDLLASSSESHKVAVLYQNDDYGEGYLEGFKTAVEGASNIEIVKELTYEATDTAVDGQMTELAASGADVFVNAMSITPLVISALQKAQQLNWTPSWFLPSNTSSPTAILQPGGADAFPGIYSVSFAKAPQSPAFAEDPDVVEYLSALKEYGNYPDMPAFPHCQWSWMVGATLEQAFENMTEPTRENFMEALRSISDFQAPLMLDGTAVDTTVDGQPAVSSVVVQKYNGTGYATVEDFG, from the coding sequence ATGAACATGAGCAAGAGGAGCAGGAGCGTCCTGGGCATCGTCGCCCTGAGTTCGGCTCTCGCGTTGACGATCTCGGGCTGTTCGCGCGGGGGAGACGGAGGCGGTGACGCCTCGGGCGGCGCGGTCGCGGCCAGCCCCGGCATCACCGACACCACGCTCACCCTGGGCATCACGACGCCGCTCAGCGGTGCGACCGCCGGTCCCGGCACGTGCACCGTCGCGGGCGTCACGGCGTACTTCGGCATGAAGAACGCCGAGGGCGGCATCGAGTTCGGCGACGGCAAGACGCGCACGGTCGAGATCAACGCGCTCGACGACGCGTACGACCCGCAGAAGGCCAAGGCCAACTACGACCAGCTCAAGGACAGCGTCTTCGCGATGACGGCGGGCCTCGGAACGCCCACGAACCGCGCGTACCTCCAGGCGGCCGTGGCCGACGAGGTGCCCCAGGTGCTCGTCATGACGGGCGACCCGATCTTCAGCGACCAGGCCGAGAGCCCGGAGCAGCTCGGTTTCGTGCCGATCTACCAGAACGAGGGCGAAGCCTTCGGTGATCTGCTGGCCTCCTCGAGCGAGAGCCACAAGGTCGCCGTGCTGTACCAGAACGACGACTACGGCGAGGGGTACCTCGAGGGCTTCAAGACGGCCGTCGAAGGCGCCTCGAACATCGAGATCGTCAAGGAGCTCACCTACGAGGCGACCGACACGGCCGTCGACGGTCAGATGACGGAACTCGCCGCATCCGGCGCCGACGTCTTCGTCAACGCCATGTCGATCACCCCGCTGGTGATCTCGGCGCTGCAGAAGGCGCAGCAGCTGAACTGGACGCCGAGCTGGTTCCTGCCGTCGAACACGTCGAGCCCGACCGCGATCCTCCAGCCCGGTGGTGCCGACGCGTTCCCCGGCATCTACTCGGTGTCGTTCGCCAAGGCCCCGCAGAGCCCCGCGTTCGCCGAAGACCCGGATGTCGTGGAGTACCTCTCCGCGCTGAAGGAGTACGGCAACTACCCCGACATGCCGGCGTTCCCCCACTGCCAGTGGAGCTGGATGGTCGGCGCGACGCTCGAGCAGGCCTTCGAGAACATGACCGAGCCGACCCGTGAGAACTTCATGGAGGCGCTGCGGTCGATCTCCGACTTCCAGGCACCGCTCATGCTCGACGGCACCGCCGTCGACACGACGGTCGACGGCCAGCCCGCGGTCTCGTCGGTCGTCGTGCAGAAGTACAACGGCACCGGCTACGCCACCGTCGAGGACTTCGGCTAG
- a CDS encoding aminomethyltransferase family protein has product MTSESLAQAITRAGSAVELLRNQNWPAFTFPVAPEFTNWRDEQRSWSTTVALMDQSHHMTQLFLGGSDLLPLLESVSPNTFATFRPGVAKQLISVNEGGYLIGDGILFYNEDAPEGLVLIGHHILIDWIRYNVEKGAAAGKDVHHRLEPNSHMRQGPPTFYRYELQGPRADEVMEKLFGGPPPEVKFFHIGDFEIAGRAVKGLRHGMAGQPGFEFFGPWADNEAVLEAILDAGAEFDIRRVGAKAYSATPLESGWVPTPFPAVFDDDLAEYREWLPAARIGSVAGSHYSTDIRDFYMTPYDLGLGRSVRFDHDFHGRAALERHAEAPRRRKATLLWNAEDVASVVRSQLEPGTPAKFLDFPKARYGLYQMDDVRHDGESVGISTDAGYIAFDQLYMSLATIDVDVADGTEVEVVWGEDPISSKDSVDQDHRQVTIRATVAPAPYHEWARTVYRA; this is encoded by the coding sequence ATGACATCCGAATCCCTCGCTCAGGCGATCACCCGTGCCGGCTCCGCCGTGGAGCTGCTCCGCAATCAGAACTGGCCGGCGTTCACATTCCCGGTCGCGCCCGAGTTCACGAACTGGCGCGACGAGCAGCGCTCGTGGAGCACGACCGTGGCGCTCATGGACCAGTCCCACCACATGACGCAGCTGTTCCTCGGCGGCAGCGACCTGCTCCCTCTCCTCGAATCGGTCTCGCCGAACACGTTCGCCACCTTCCGGCCCGGCGTGGCCAAGCAGCTCATCTCGGTGAACGAGGGCGGCTATCTCATCGGCGACGGCATCCTCTTCTACAACGAGGACGCCCCCGAGGGCCTGGTGCTGATCGGCCACCACATCCTCATCGACTGGATCCGCTACAACGTCGAGAAGGGTGCGGCCGCGGGCAAGGACGTGCACCACCGCCTCGAGCCCAACTCGCACATGCGTCAGGGGCCCCCGACCTTCTACCGCTACGAGCTGCAGGGCCCCCGTGCCGACGAGGTCATGGAGAAGCTCTTCGGCGGCCCGCCCCCCGAGGTCAAGTTCTTCCACATCGGCGACTTCGAGATCGCCGGCCGCGCGGTCAAGGGGCTCCGCCACGGCATGGCGGGACAGCCGGGCTTCGAGTTCTTCGGGCCCTGGGCCGACAACGAGGCCGTGCTCGAGGCGATCCTCGACGCCGGCGCCGAGTTCGACATCCGGCGCGTGGGCGCGAAGGCCTACTCGGCGACGCCGCTCGAGTCGGGCTGGGTGCCCACCCCGTTCCCCGCGGTCTTCGACGACGACCTGGCCGAGTACCGCGAGTGGCTCCCGGCCGCGCGCATCGGATCGGTGGCCGGCTCGCACTACTCGACCGACATCCGCGATTTCTACATGACCCCCTACGACCTGGGGCTCGGGCGCTCGGTGCGCTTCGACCACGACTTCCACGGGCGCGCCGCCCTGGAGCGCCACGCCGAAGCTCCCCGTCGGCGCAAGGCCACGCTGCTCTGGAACGCCGAGGACGTCGCATCCGTCGTCCGTTCCCAACTCGAACCCGGCACCCCCGCGAAGTTCCTCGACTTCCCCAAGGCGCGCTACGGGCTCTACCAGATGGACGACGTGCGGCACGACGGCGAGAGCGTCGGCATCTCCACCGACGCGGGGTACATCGCGTTCGACCAGCTCTACATGTCGCTCGCGACGATCGACGTCGACGTGGCGGACGGCACCGAGGTCGAGGTGGTGTGGGGCGAGGATCCGATCTCGTCGAAGGACTCGGTCGACCAGGACCACCGCCAGGTCACGATCCGCGCGACCGTCGCCCCCGCGCCGTACCACGAGTGGGCGCGCACGGTCTATCGGGCCTGA
- a CDS encoding ABC transporter ATP-binding protein codes for MALLELENVTAFYGPVQVLDGVSLSVPEGGAVGILGANGAGKTTTLRAITGVVRAGGSIRFDGQDIRGMRTDRVARIGIAHVPEGRGTLGSLTVRENLRVGAYLRKDRKAIQTDIDYLLELFPNLKERYRSSASALSGGEQQMLAVARAFMARPRLLLLDEASLGLAPSTAKNVYDAIARLRVESGIAMLVVEQNANLAFRLVDTATVLETGRNVLTGTSAELKGMDEIRRAYLGG; via the coding sequence ATGGCGCTGCTTGAACTCGAGAACGTCACCGCGTTCTACGGTCCCGTGCAGGTGCTCGACGGCGTCTCGCTGTCGGTGCCCGAGGGCGGCGCCGTCGGCATCCTCGGAGCCAACGGCGCCGGGAAGACCACCACGCTCCGCGCGATCACCGGCGTCGTGCGGGCGGGCGGCAGCATCCGCTTCGACGGCCAGGACATCCGGGGCATGCGCACCGACCGCGTCGCGCGGATCGGCATCGCCCACGTACCCGAGGGGCGGGGGACGCTCGGCTCCCTCACCGTGCGCGAGAACCTCCGCGTCGGGGCGTACCTCCGCAAGGACCGCAAGGCGATCCAGACCGACATCGACTACCTCCTCGAGCTGTTCCCCAACCTGAAGGAGCGGTACCGCTCCAGCGCCTCCGCGCTCTCCGGCGGAGAGCAGCAGATGCTGGCCGTCGCCCGCGCCTTCATGGCCCGGCCCCGGCTGCTGCTCCTCGACGAGGCGTCCCTCGGGCTCGCGCCCAGCACGGCGAAGAACGTGTACGACGCGATCGCCCGACTGCGCGTCGAGTCGGGCATCGCCATGCTCGTCGTCGAGCAGAACGCCAACCTCGCTTTCCGCCTCGTCGACACCGCGACGGTCCTCGAGACCGGCCGCAACGTCCTCACCGGCACCTCGGCCGAGCTCAAGGGCATGGACGAGATCCGACGCGCCTACCTGGGAGGCTGA
- a CDS encoding branched-chain amino acid ABC transporter permease translates to MSAATSFLSRRWVRLAIAIVVVAVILVLPLMLPEFANQTVARIGVFAVAVLGLNVVMGYTGQVSLGQIFFVGFGAYITAYGVENDWNIVVTFIASIVLPGVVGLLIALAAARLGGLAIAMVTIALPIVGVPLAKRLSDFTGGSQGISARFTDAPEWSGLYDDQFQLYIVILVGGIVFLLTRNLVRGKYGRAFAIVKENEAVASSMGISPYRYKVLAFTVASLIGGVSGFLYMVVVQYTSPETMSFGHSIQLLAAMVIGGAGSIVGSLLGGAYYVLAPQLTNLVDPNLTAVLQGALLLLVLFLLPGGLASLPARLRKVFRRPQHAGPSGTRPTPQQGEQQRPAAEETVLRDAAGGGTSGTDNKKEDQA, encoded by the coding sequence ATGTCCGCTGCAACGTCGTTCCTCTCGCGCCGCTGGGTGCGCCTCGCGATCGCGATCGTGGTGGTCGCGGTCATCCTCGTGCTGCCGCTCATGCTCCCCGAGTTCGCCAACCAGACCGTCGCCCGCATCGGGGTCTTCGCCGTCGCGGTCCTCGGCCTCAACGTCGTGATGGGCTACACGGGCCAGGTCTCGCTCGGCCAGATCTTCTTCGTGGGGTTCGGGGCGTACATCACCGCCTACGGAGTCGAGAACGACTGGAACATCGTCGTCACCTTCATCGCGAGCATCGTGCTGCCGGGTGTGGTCGGTCTTCTGATCGCGCTCGCCGCCGCCCGCCTCGGCGGGCTCGCCATCGCGATGGTCACCATCGCGCTGCCGATCGTCGGCGTGCCCCTGGCCAAGCGCCTGTCGGACTTCACGGGCGGCTCGCAGGGCATCTCCGCCCGCTTCACCGACGCGCCGGAATGGTCGGGTCTGTACGACGATCAGTTCCAGCTCTACATCGTGATCCTCGTCGGCGGCATCGTCTTCCTCCTCACCCGCAACCTGGTGCGCGGGAAGTACGGTCGTGCCTTCGCGATCGTGAAGGAGAACGAGGCCGTCGCCTCGTCCATGGGCATCTCGCCCTACCGCTACAAGGTGCTCGCCTTCACGGTGGCCTCCCTCATCGGCGGAGTCAGCGGTTTCCTCTACATGGTGGTGGTGCAGTACACCTCGCCGGAGACCATGAGCTTCGGCCACAGCATCCAATTGCTCGCCGCCATGGTCATCGGCGGCGCGGGGAGCATCGTCGGATCGCTCCTCGGCGGCGCGTACTACGTGCTGGCTCCCCAGCTGACGAACCTCGTCGACCCGAACCTGACCGCCGTGCTGCAGGGTGCGCTCCTGCTGCTCGTGCTTTTCCTCCTCCCCGGCGGGCTCGCGTCGCTCCCCGCCCGGCTGCGGAAGGTGTTCCGGAGACCCCAGCACGCCGGGCCGTCCGGCACACGACCGACTCCGCAGCAGGGCGAGCAGCAGCGCCCCGCGGCGGAGGAAACCGTCCTTCGAGACGCCGCCGGGGGCGGCACCTCGGGCACCGATAACAAGAAAGAGGATCAGGCATGA
- a CDS encoding IclR family transcriptional regulator gives MARRSAGESALHRHLRVLDAFDALRPFLTLGELARAAGLPLSTTHRLVGELLQEGMLERMPDRTYRLGVRLWEYASRTPGALGLREVARPWLAAAHARIRQHLQLGVRSGTDVLFIERMSTKDAVVNATLIGGRIPLHASSIGLVLLAHAPDAVIEDTIAQGLRAYTSRTIATGAGLRSTLRRIRADDVAIAPGHIHLESRGIAVPVRGPDGSVYAAMGAVVRNDDSSAAPVVEVLRVAAAGVTRSLRDVYAADVDENAALHGPRPDAGVSARSWEYIAALDARAPRAGSGGATAAGGAR, from the coding sequence ATGGCGCGGAGATCTGCCGGAGAGTCGGCGCTGCACCGTCACTTGCGCGTGCTCGACGCCTTCGACGCCCTCCGCCCGTTCCTGACGCTCGGCGAACTCGCCCGCGCGGCGGGCCTCCCCCTGTCGACGACGCACCGGCTCGTCGGCGAACTGCTGCAGGAAGGGATGCTGGAGCGCATGCCCGATCGCACCTACCGCCTCGGCGTGCGCCTGTGGGAGTACGCTTCGCGCACGCCGGGGGCGCTCGGACTGCGCGAAGTGGCCCGCCCGTGGCTGGCCGCGGCGCACGCGAGGATCCGCCAGCACCTGCAGCTGGGGGTGAGATCGGGCACCGACGTGCTCTTCATCGAGCGCATGTCGACGAAGGACGCCGTGGTCAACGCGACGCTCATCGGCGGACGCATCCCGCTGCACGCCTCGTCGATCGGCCTGGTGCTCCTCGCCCACGCCCCCGACGCCGTGATCGAAGACACCATCGCGCAGGGGCTGCGCGCCTACACCTCCCGCACGATCGCAACGGGAGCCGGGCTCCGCTCCACCCTCCGCCGCATCCGCGCCGACGACGTCGCGATCGCTCCCGGACACATCCATCTCGAATCGCGCGGAATCGCCGTGCCCGTGCGCGGACCCGACGGCTCGGTGTACGCGGCGATGGGCGCCGTCGTGCGCAACGACGATTCGTCGGCCGCACCGGTCGTCGAGGTGCTGCGCGTGGCCGCGGCGGGGGTCACCCGGTCGCTGCGCGACGTCTATGCCGCCGACGTCGACGAGAACGCCGCCCTGCACGGACCACGGCCGGATGCGGGAGTATCGGCCCGTTCGTGGGAGTACATCGCCGCGCTCGACGCCCGCGCACCGCGGGCGGGATCCGGCGGGGCGACGGCGGCGGGAGGTGCGCGATGA
- a CDS encoding branched-chain amino acid ABC transporter permease yields the protein MGTFVQLVVDGLSIGSVYAALALAIVLVNQTTGLINFAQGGMAVLSAYIAWWFTGFGVPLIVAILLSVLVSFFMGAGIERWVMRRFERGDPDTAVVVTIGVLTLITGICGWLFTYNNQQFASLFSLDTISILGASVSVRSLGTTLVIVAIMIALQGLFLGTKLGLALRAVAVNPQSASFSGLPVGRLLMVGWGLAAVLGAVAGALIAPQLTLTPGMMDNALVYALAAVILGGLSSPLGVVLAAWIIGVLENLAAVYVPFIGYDLKVAVPFVLIFVVLIVRPQGLFGRKAVVRV from the coding sequence ATGGGTACCTTCGTCCAACTCGTCGTCGACGGGCTCTCGATCGGGTCGGTGTACGCCGCCCTCGCTCTCGCGATCGTGCTCGTGAACCAGACGACCGGGCTGATCAACTTCGCGCAGGGCGGCATGGCCGTGCTGTCGGCGTACATCGCGTGGTGGTTCACGGGCTTCGGCGTGCCGCTGATCGTCGCGATCCTCCTGTCGGTGCTGGTCTCGTTCTTCATGGGCGCCGGCATCGAACGCTGGGTGATGCGCCGCTTCGAACGGGGAGACCCCGACACCGCGGTCGTCGTGACGATCGGCGTCCTCACCCTCATCACGGGCATCTGCGGGTGGCTGTTCACCTACAACAACCAGCAGTTCGCCTCGCTCTTCTCGCTCGACACCATATCGATCCTCGGTGCCTCGGTGAGCGTCCGTTCGCTCGGTACGACGCTCGTGATCGTGGCGATCATGATCGCTCTGCAGGGGCTGTTCCTCGGCACGAAGCTCGGACTCGCTCTCAGGGCGGTCGCGGTGAACCCGCAGTCGGCGTCGTTCTCGGGCCTGCCCGTCGGCCGGCTGCTCATGGTCGGTTGGGGCCTCGCGGCGGTGCTCGGCGCCGTCGCCGGCGCCCTCATCGCTCCGCAACTGACGCTGACGCCGGGAATGATGGACAACGCCCTGGTCTACGCGCTCGCCGCCGTCATCCTCGGCGGCCTGTCGAGTCCCCTCGGGGTGGTGCTCGCGGCCTGGATCATCGGGGTGCTCGAGAATCTCGCCGCCGTGTACGTGCCGTTCATCGGCTACGACCTCAAGGTCGCCGTGCCGTTCGTGCTCATCTTCGTCGTGCTCATCGTTCGACCGCAGGGCCTGTTCGGCCGGAAAGCCGTGGTGCGCGTCTGA